The Molothrus ater isolate BHLD 08-10-18 breed brown headed cowbird chromosome 6, BPBGC_Mater_1.1, whole genome shotgun sequence genome segment ttaaaaactaaaaaaaaaaaaccaaaaaccaaaaacatacTGCCTTTGAATGTGAAAAGTGATATGTGACCCCTGCAGAAAGATTCAAGGAAGTACATATCCTGATATTGTGGGAGAGCTGTCAAACAAAACACCCACATTTGCCTTTTGAGGCTGAAAAAAACTTCTGATATCAACTATTTCAAGATACTTGGGGACTAATGGAAGGTGTTAGGCTCACTGGTCTCttaggaaaggaaacaaagatgaCCATCAGCATGGCTCCATGTGCAGTACAGGAATTTGTTCTGATGACCCAAATATTTCTAGAGGAGAGAAACAACCACCAGAGGGTTCAAAAAAAATGAGAGCCTCATGGCTCTGCCCTGGtgcagcagaactgggattcTTCTTGGAAAATCTGAAACTACCTGTAACATTCATCAAACATTTGGAGATTCATACTGTTACCTCTCAAGCTCCAAATGCCAGCAACAGTTAACCCACCAGAGTCCAAAGTAGAGCAGAAAGTATCAGGCAAGGTTTCCtggaaaggaataaataatttcatggGAAAACTGGGACTTTGGAACTCACCTCCTGAAATGTCTAAGGGCTCTTATCTGACAGCCAATAATCTCTCCATTTTTTTGTAGGAGGGCCTCTGGTGATTGCCTGAGACCTTCTAAGGCTTAGAACAGTATTCACCTTTAGAATCAGTCTTGGTAAGAGTTAAGATGTAGCTAGAATTAcagcaaactttttttttacagaaattctTTGGTACTTTCAGGTTAGCTGCCACAGCTGACCTgaacaggaaggaaattttTTAAACTGAGTTCTACCAAACTCAATCAACTTCTCAGATCCAGTAGGTTGCAATGCCAGCATGGCTCCTTGTTAAGTGCTAGTGCACAGCCTATGCTTAACTCAAGGATAACACAGGCTCATTTTACACTGAATAACAACTAGAGGGAAATAACCTTTGGTCTAGGTTAGAAAAATCCAGATGATTGATCTCCCCTCAACCAGGTAATCCCTTAAGTAAACTGATTTTTCACCAGCACGTGATGCAGCAAGCATCTTTTCCATATGGCTTTTTGCTTTGTCTCCAACTTCCTTAACAGCCGTTTTTATactgttgcttttatttatatGCCTTTGTCTTCACTTTACTTGAACAGAAACATCAGAAACAGCAAAGGAGAACTGCCTCATGTGGCTCTCTTGACTAAATCCTTATTCCTTCTCCCAAGGTTGAGACAGATTTTATCCAACGGCTTAACATCTAAGTGTTGTGCCTTATACACTCTACTGCTATTTATACCCTCCTTCTCTGAGGAGAAGGACACATCAGCATAAGGTGATGGCGCTGTTCGTTGTTGTCATGCAAGGAACTGCAAGAGCCCTCCCCTTAATGCCTCGGCAGAGCCGAGAGGAACTACAGCGACAGGCACGCcgtgctcctgccctgctccgtGCTCCCAGCCGTGCTCTCAGCGAGAGCAGCCCCGCTGGCGGCAGACACCTGTAACCCGGCACACAGCAGCTGTATGGCAACAGCGGCGATCACCGGCATTACACTACGTGTTCCGTGCACGGGAATTGAGCCAGTGCATCTCTCTGACACCTACAGAAacaggaaaggagcagaagcACCTGACACACACCAGGCATTATTGTTGCTGCTGGGGAAAGCATATAGAGGCTGCTTCCATCATCTCCTATATTTCTCTCTGAGCCATGGCTGCTACAACTTAAAAGTtatcttgctttcttttcaacCAGACCTTCATCAACGCAAAATAATTACTCATGGTTCTTATGCTAGAGTGAAACTGAAAAGACAAGAGGGAAGAAAGCAGAGTGGGTGTAGCTGTAAGGAgagggctgtgcacagctctcATCCCAGATCTTCGTTCCCAGTTACTGGACTGTGCGCCGCAGACTGCACTCCTTGCCCATACCACTCGTCCAGAACTTGTTTTTTAATACAGGACCAAATTGACTCTCCAAGGATGTCCTATGAGAAGCTCAGAAAAGCCTCATTGAATCATGCAGTAAACAAGAAGCACATGGAAGTTTTTGAAGGTTTTAAGAGCTCCTGGAACAGGTCCTCCCTTCAATGAACAAGAAGCTTCACTGCAAGCAGGTATTTTGAGCACACTAATAAGCAACTATATAAAGATCTTCATAAACACAGTGCTCTGTTTCAAGACTGGGCCTGCAAGTCAAACTCCAGTATCCTACAATTACTTAAAATTAATCTCCATTTTGCCTTCTTAGTAGATTAGTCAGAAACCTAGGGAGAAGTAGCAAACAGTTCTAAGTTTGAAGGTGTGACACTCTCATTCTTTGAAGTTTGtcgattttttttaaagaaaatattaaattctaTAGCAGAAGAGAATAAATTCAATAGCAGAAAAACTGTTTCACATAACATAAACATTCTGATGTGATCAAAGGCTCTGTAGTTCACTATATGCTCAAGTTTTGACTGATAAAGAGGTAATTTTTCCTCCTCATCAGGAAACAGATTCACTTTTTAACCAATAACTCCACAGCTTAGTAAATACCTTACtaaagccagcacagccagttCCACTGACTTAGAAACAATATTAAGTAATTCCTGTTGACCAACAGTTACATTCTGTACTTCCCTAAGGTCTAAAAATGGTATCAGTCCAAAGGTCCATCCTCTCAGTTTGTTTGTCAAGCCAAAGTATACAGACTAAACCAGAATCTGCTTCTACATACCCTGCACTATAATCACCAACACAATCACCAGTGTTCAACTATTGTTTGAACCCATGTTCAGAAATGTTAAGATTATACAATACCATTTAAGCAAAATAAAGTGATCCTGTATGATCCTTCTGGACATCTACAGACAGCCTGGCTCATCTGAAAGACTTATTTCTTGCCACAAGAAGGAAGGGTCCTCCAGGTCAGGCCAGTCCTGCAATAATTTGGAGATGCTCTAAACTTTATTTGGACAGCCAACTAATTTTCAGCTAAGGCAGTAATTTGCCATGTTTTTCCCCCTTGGTATGTGCCTAGTCATATCACTTTTGGGATTTGTAAGTAAGCAGTTTGTAGGCTTAGTCCAAAGATTCCCTTTTCTACCTATTCACTGGCATGGAAGATGTCTCTGCTCCCACTGAATCCACGGGAACGACTCTGACTGTGCCCTGAGAGCCACACCTCCcgcaggaaaaagaaagatacGACCACCTGTAAACCCCTGCTCTTTCCCAGCATACCACAAACTCGCGTCTCACAGGGAGACTATACAAGACCATAAAATGGAGCGTGCGGTCTCAGATTCCACTGTTTCCAACAGGCTGTGAAGCATTTTGATTTGAAATGACCCCCTGCTGAGATTACAGCGGGCCACATCTTCCCCAGGCTCCACTGACAGCCACCAGTCGTTAGGAAAACGAATCGCAGCCGACACGCGGCTGTCTGGAACCGAACCCCACGAGCAGCGAAGCAAAGTAAAACGGAGACGCGAACCCACAGCCAATGGTTTAAGACGCACatcacagccccctcccctggAAGGGCCTCCCGCGGGCTCAcggagctccagccctgccctgcggGGGCCGCGGTACCTGCGCGGGGCCGGCAGTGCTGGCGGCGCGGCGGCTCATCCCGTGCGGggcccgctccgccgccgcgccccggcGCCTCCTCCGCGCCCCGACCGGGCACGGGGAgagccccgcggccccggggccgcgACCGCCGCCTCCAAGCCCCGAAGCCGCTCCGGGGCTCCGGCCGGcgcccctcctcctcctcgttcCCGGCTCGGGGGTCTCGCCGCGAGTGTCAGCGCCGGCGGGGATGCGCggccggcggcgggggccgggccggggctgccgctGCCCTCAGAGCCGCGGGCTgcgccgcgccgccgccatCGCCGTCGCCATCGCCGCTGTTTGTTTTCATCCGCTGCGGGCggggggggaaggaaggaaggaggaagggagggaagaagggaggtgCCTGAATGTCCGCAGCGGCACTTTCCGCACGCAGccgcccgccgctccccgcccgcccgcggggCGCCGAGCCCACAGCCCGGGGAGGCAGGACGTCGCCAGGCCTAAAAAATCGGGGCAGcgcccggtgccgctcccgccgGTAGCCCCTTGCCTGTGGCGAATCTGTCGCGGCGAATGTGGGGCCGGACCGGCGGGGACCGCCTgggagcggccgcggggccggTAAGGGCTGGGACGACTCCGGCGGAGCTCGGGCGGCCCGTGGGGTCCGGGACGCCCGGCAACGGCAGCACCCGCCAGGGCTGCAAGACCGCCCGCCGGGCTGCCCACGGCTCGTGTCTGGCATGCCCCGGCGAGGGTGACTGGGGACGGCTCCAGCTCCCTCTCCGCCGCGGGAGGTAAATTCCTGTCATCGCCCCACAGAGGTGTCGGCTCCGCGGTGAGTCCACCTGGCTGCCCGtgtatttaaaagcagaaaaagaaaaattaaaagattttcTGGATGATcagactgaaaggaaaatggtAACGGAGTCTGATAAGATCACCTGTAACAACTGTTCTGAGTATCCTCTTTTGCTTTATGCAGGTGAAGCCTCTGGGAAAGCCCTGTCAGAGGGGAGCCCCAGGGGACGCCCCTGGCCGTCAGCCATGGCCGTACCTATCGCGGTTCTTGACTGCGACCTCTTGCTCTATGGCCGCGGACACCGGACTTTGGATCGCTTCAAGCTGGAGGATGTCACGGATGAGTATCTAGTATCCACGTACGGCTTTCCCCGACAGTTCATTTGCTACCTGGTGGATCTCCTGGGAGCCACTCTCTCACGCCCTACACAGCGGTCCAGGGCCATCAGTCCAGAGACGCAAATCCTTGCTGCATTGGGTTTCTATACCTCTGGCTCCTTCCAGACTCGCATGGGGGATGCTATGGGCATTAGCCAAGCCTCGATGAGCCGCTGTGTTGCCAATGTAACCGAGGCACTTGTGGAAAGAGCCTCACAGTTCATTCACTTTCCTAAAGATGAAGCTACTGTACAGACCTTGAAGGATGACTTTTATGCGCTGGCAGGAATGCCGGGAGTGCTGGGGGTGGTTGACTGCACCCACGTGGCAATCAAAGCGCCAAATGCTGAGGACCTGTCCTATGTGAACCGAAAGGGTCTCCATTCCCTGAACTGCCTCATGGTGTGTGATTCCAGAGGAGTCCTCCTTAGTGCTGAAACGCACTGGCCAGGCAGCCTGCCTGACTGCACGGTGTTAGAGCAGGCAGCCCTCACAAGCCAGTTTGAAACTGAGCTACATAAAGACGGCTGGCTACTTGGTAAGTCAGCTTTTCATCCTTGTTTTCAGTAGA includes the following:
- the HARBI1 gene encoding putative nuclease HARBI1, with amino-acid sequence MAVPIAVLDCDLLLYGRGHRTLDRFKLEDVTDEYLVSTYGFPRQFICYLVDLLGATLSRPTQRSRAISPETQILAALGFYTSGSFQTRMGDAMGISQASMSRCVANVTEALVERASQFIHFPKDEATVQTLKDDFYALAGMPGVLGVVDCTHVAIKAPNAEDLSYVNRKGLHSLNCLMVCDSRGVLLSAETHWPGSLPDCTVLEQAALTSQFETELHKDGWLLGDSSFLLRTWLMTPLHIPETPAEYRYNMAHSATHNVIERTFRTIRSRFRCLDGSKGTLQYSPEKSSHIILACCVLHNISLQHGLDVWSAPATGHMEQSEEEYEQMESVDSEACRVRQELLLTHFS